One part of the Streptomyces lydicus genome encodes these proteins:
- a CDS encoding ATP-dependent DNA helicase — protein sequence MTKPSLPDLLHAAVTAVGGTERPGQVAMAEAVAEAVGGPASDDSPQSEDGAKHGYAHLLVQAGTGTGKSLGYLVPALAHGERVVIATATLALQRQLVERDLPRTVDALHPLLRRRPEFAMLKGRSNYLCLHRLHEGAPQDEEDGLFDVFEQATPTSKLGKDLMRLRDWADETETGDRDALTPGVSDRAWGQVSVSSRECLGASKCAYGAECFAEAARERAKLADVVITNHALLAIDAIEGAPVLPQHEVLIIDEAHELVSRVTGVATGELTPGQVNRAVRRAAKLVNEKAADQLQTASETFERLMELALPGRLEEIPEDLGYCLMALRDAARTVISALGSTRDKSVQDEDAVRKQALASVENIHAVAERIANGSEYDVVWYERHDRFGASLRVAPLSVSGLLREKLFEDRSVVLTSATLKLGGDFNGVAASLGLAPEGTEGEDVPRWKGLDVGSPFDYGKQGILYVAKHLAQPGREGSRTDMLDELAELIEAAGGRTLGLFSSMRAAQAAAEELRGRLDVPILLQGEETLGELIRTFAEDARTCLFGTLSLWQGVDVPGPNCQLVVMDRVPFPRPDDPLMSARQKAVEEGGGNGFMAVAATHAALLMAQGAGRLVRATGDRGVVAVLDPRVERARYGSFLRKSMPQFWYTTDRNQVRRSLAAIDAAAKAAEK from the coding sequence ATGACGAAGCCCTCCCTCCCCGATCTGCTGCACGCCGCCGTCACCGCCGTCGGCGGCACCGAGCGCCCCGGCCAGGTGGCGATGGCCGAGGCCGTCGCCGAGGCGGTGGGCGGCCCCGCTTCCGACGACTCGCCACAGAGCGAGGACGGAGCGAAGCACGGCTACGCCCACCTCCTGGTCCAGGCCGGCACCGGCACCGGAAAGTCCCTCGGCTACCTGGTGCCGGCGCTGGCCCACGGCGAGCGGGTGGTGATCGCCACCGCCACTCTGGCGCTCCAGCGCCAGCTGGTGGAACGCGATCTTCCGCGGACCGTCGACGCGCTGCATCCGCTGCTGCGCCGCCGCCCGGAATTCGCCATGCTCAAGGGCCGCTCCAATTACCTGTGCCTGCACCGCCTCCACGAGGGCGCCCCGCAGGACGAGGAGGACGGCCTCTTCGACGTGTTCGAGCAGGCCACGCCCACCAGCAAGCTCGGCAAGGACCTGATGCGGCTGCGGGACTGGGCGGACGAGACCGAGACCGGCGACCGCGACGCCCTGACCCCCGGGGTCTCCGACCGCGCCTGGGGACAGGTCTCGGTCTCCTCACGGGAGTGCCTGGGCGCCTCGAAGTGCGCCTACGGTGCGGAGTGCTTCGCCGAGGCGGCCAGGGAGCGCGCCAAGCTGGCCGATGTCGTCATCACCAACCACGCGCTGCTGGCCATCGACGCGATCGAGGGTGCCCCGGTCCTCCCGCAGCACGAGGTCCTGATCATCGACGAGGCCCATGAGCTGGTCTCCCGGGTGACCGGCGTCGCCACCGGCGAGCTCACCCCGGGCCAGGTGAACCGCGCCGTGCGGCGAGCCGCCAAGCTCGTCAACGAAAAGGCCGCCGACCAGCTCCAGACCGCGTCCGAGACCTTCGAGCGCCTGATGGAGCTGGCCCTGCCCGGCCGTCTCGAAGAGATCCCCGAGGACCTCGGTTACTGCCTGATGGCGCTGCGGGACGCCGCCCGTACGGTCATCTCCGCGCTCGGTTCGACCCGCGACAAATCGGTCCAGGACGAGGACGCGGTCCGCAAGCAGGCCCTCGCCTCGGTGGAGAACATCCACGCCGTCGCCGAGCGCATCGCCAACGGCTCCGAGTACGACGTGGTCTGGTACGAACGCCACGACCGCTTCGGCGCCTCCCTCCGGGTGGCCCCGCTCTCCGTCTCCGGCCTGCTGCGGGAGAAGCTCTTCGAGGACCGCTCCGTCGTCCTCACCTCCGCCACCCTCAAGCTGGGGGGCGACTTCAACGGTGTCGCGGCCTCGCTGGGCCTGGCTCCGGAGGGCACGGAGGGGGAGGACGTACCCCGGTGGAAGGGGCTCGACGTCGGCTCCCCCTTCGACTACGGCAAGCAAGGCATCCTCTACGTCGCCAAGCACCTCGCCCAGCCGGGCCGCGAGGGCAGCCGCACCGACATGCTCGACGAGCTCGCCGAGCTGATCGAGGCCGCCGGCGGCCGCACCCTCGGCCTCTTCTCCTCCATGCGCGCGGCCCAAGCCGCCGCGGAGGAGCTGCGTGGCCGTCTGGACGTGCCGATCCTGCTCCAGGGCGAGGAAACCCTCGGCGAGCTGATCCGGACGTTCGCCGAGGACGCCCGTACGTGCCTGTTCGGCACCCTCTCCCTCTGGCAGGGCGTGGACGTACCGGGTCCGAACTGTCAGCTGGTGGTGATGGACCGGGTGCCGTTCCCGCGCCCGGACGATCCGCTGATGAGCGCCCGGCAGAAGGCCGTGGAGGAGGGCGGCGGCAATGGCTTCATGGCCGTGGCGGCGACCCACGCGGCCCTGCTGATGGCCCAGGGCGCCGGGCGTCTGGTCCGCGCCACCGGGGACCGCGGTGTGGTGGCCGTGCTGGATCCCCGGGTCGAGCGGGCCCGCTACGGCTCGTTCCTGCGCAAGTCGATGCCGCAGTTCTGGTACACCACCGACCGCAACCAGGTCCGCCGCTCGCTCGCGGCGATCGACGCGGCGGCGAAGGCGGCGGAGAAGTAA
- a CDS encoding IucA/IucC family protein, with product MSPEPQPSHRAWQHAARRLFAKILAEFAYEEVLAPEPDGTAPDGTPQYRLPVTDELVYRFRARRGAYGHWRVDPASITPDTDPFHFLTHAHDTVLGLSGDTTGHLIRELTTTLAADTRLDATALSAADLADLDYAALEGHQTGHPWLVANKGRLGFSAADAAAWAPEARTPRRLPWLAAHHSIAHYRGIPTLATPDRLYGEELDPATRHTFARTLTDQGLDPADYLYLPVHPWQWDETIAPLFAPQLADRSIIALPTDNDLRLPQQSIRTFLNISRPWARTVKLPLSILNTLVWRGLPTERTLAAPAVTRWVHGLRDADPFLRDETRVILLGETASVTVEHPLYDRLPGVPYQFKELLGCIWREPISGFLDPGERARTLASLLQTDPGGRALTAELVHRSGLAPRDWLARLFAALLPPLLHFLYQYGTVFSPHGENAIVVFDEHDVPTRLAVKDFVDDVNTTSEPLPEHDSMPDDVRTVLLTEPPAFLTQFIHSGLFVGVFRYLAPLCADQLDVPEAEFWSLVRAEILRHHERFPALKERHETFDLLTPRIERLCLNRNRLHVDGYRDRRERPHAAVHGTVPNPLHAP from the coding sequence TTGTCTCCTGAGCCCCAGCCCTCGCACCGCGCCTGGCAGCACGCCGCGCGCCGACTGTTCGCCAAGATCCTCGCGGAGTTCGCCTACGAGGAAGTCCTCGCGCCCGAGCCCGACGGCACCGCCCCCGACGGCACCCCGCAGTACCGCCTGCCGGTCACCGACGAGCTGGTCTACCGCTTCCGGGCCCGCCGCGGCGCCTACGGCCACTGGCGCGTCGACCCCGCCTCGATCACCCCCGACACCGACCCCTTCCACTTCCTCACGCACGCCCACGACACCGTCCTGGGCCTGTCCGGCGACACCACCGGTCACCTCATCCGCGAGCTGACCACCACCCTCGCCGCCGACACCCGTCTCGACGCCACGGCCCTCAGCGCCGCCGATCTCGCCGACCTGGACTACGCCGCCCTCGAAGGCCACCAGACCGGCCACCCCTGGCTGGTGGCGAACAAGGGCCGGCTCGGCTTCTCCGCCGCCGACGCGGCGGCCTGGGCCCCCGAGGCCCGCACCCCCCGGCGGCTGCCCTGGCTCGCCGCGCACCACAGCATCGCCCACTACCGCGGTATCCCCACGCTGGCCACCCCCGACCGCCTCTACGGCGAGGAACTCGACCCCGCCACCCGTCACACCTTCGCCCGCACCCTCACCGACCAGGGCCTCGACCCCGCCGACTACCTCTATCTCCCCGTGCACCCCTGGCAGTGGGACGAGACCATTGCCCCGCTCTTCGCCCCGCAACTCGCGGACAGATCCATCATCGCGCTGCCCACTGACAACGACCTCCGCCTGCCGCAGCAGTCGATCCGTACGTTCCTCAACATCAGCCGGCCCTGGGCCCGTACGGTCAAACTGCCGCTGTCGATCCTCAACACCCTGGTCTGGCGCGGTCTGCCCACCGAGCGCACCCTCGCCGCACCCGCGGTGACCCGTTGGGTGCACGGCCTGCGGGACGCGGATCCGTTCCTGCGTGACGAGACCCGGGTGATCCTGCTCGGCGAAACCGCCTCGGTCACCGTCGAGCACCCCCTCTACGACCGGCTGCCCGGCGTCCCGTACCAGTTCAAGGAGCTGCTGGGCTGTATCTGGCGGGAGCCGATCAGCGGCTTCCTCGACCCCGGGGAACGCGCCCGCACGCTGGCCTCGCTGCTGCAGACCGACCCCGGAGGCCGGGCGCTGACCGCCGAACTGGTGCACCGCTCCGGCCTGGCCCCGCGCGACTGGCTGGCCCGGCTGTTCGCCGCCCTCCTGCCGCCCCTGCTGCACTTCCTCTACCAGTACGGCACGGTCTTCTCCCCGCACGGGGAGAACGCCATCGTGGTCTTCGACGAGCACGACGTCCCCACCCGCCTCGCGGTCAAGGACTTCGTCGACGACGTGAACACCACCTCCGAGCCGCTGCCCGAGCACGACTCCATGCCGGACGACGTGCGCACCGTGCTGCTCACCGAACCGCCCGCCTTCCTCACCCAGTTCATCCACTCCGGGCTGTTCGTCGGCGTCTTCCGCTACCTCGCACCGCTGTGTGCCGACCAACTGGACGTTCCCGAGGCGGAGTTCTGGTCACTCGTACGGGCGGAGATCCTGCGCCACCACGAACGCTTCCCCGCGCTCAAGGAACGGCACGAGACCTTCGACCTGCTCACTCCGCGGATCGAGCGGCTGTGCCTGAACCGCAACCGTCTGCATGTGGACGGCTACCGCGACCGCCGTGAGCGCCCGCACGCCGCGGTGCACGGGACCGTCCCCAACCCGCTGCACGCACCGTGA
- a CDS encoding GNAT family N-acetyltransferase, with protein MPSTDSGLSSSSDETLNRRLPPPRGLPAGFPGPGPLLGDPGDWGPVDTPGGPFALVPVRPERDLGRITGWMNDPAVAAFWELAGPPETTAAHLRGQLDGDGRSVPCLGVLDGVPMSYWELYRADLDPLAHHYAARPQDTGIHLLIGRGADRGHGLGSALLRAVADLVLDHRPRCSRVLAEPALRNTASVAAFLTAGFRFAEEIELPEKRAALMIRDRAHRHLL; from the coding sequence GTGCCATCCACCGATTCCGGCCTCAGCTCCAGCTCCGACGAGACCCTCAACCGTCGGCTCCCGCCACCCCGCGGCCTCCCGGCCGGCTTCCCGGGCCCGGGCCCGCTGCTCGGCGACCCGGGGGACTGGGGGCCGGTCGACACCCCGGGCGGGCCGTTCGCCCTGGTCCCCGTCCGGCCGGAGCGCGATCTCGGCCGGATCACCGGCTGGATGAACGACCCGGCCGTCGCGGCCTTCTGGGAGCTGGCGGGGCCGCCGGAGACCACCGCCGCCCACCTGCGCGGCCAGCTCGACGGCGACGGCCGCAGCGTGCCCTGCCTGGGGGTGCTGGACGGCGTCCCGATGAGCTACTGGGAGCTCTACCGCGCCGATCTGGACCCGCTCGCGCACCACTACGCGGCCCGCCCCCAGGACACCGGGATCCACCTCCTCATCGGTCGCGGCGCCGACCGCGGCCACGGTTTGGGCAGCGCGCTGCTGCGCGCCGTCGCCGATCTCGTGCTCGACCACCGCCCGCGCTGCTCGCGCGTCCTCGCCGAGCCCGCTCTGCGCAACACCGCGTCCGTCGCGGCGTTCCTGACCGCGGGCTTCCGCTTCGCCGAGGAGATCGAACTGCCGGAGAAGCGCGCCGCGTTGATGATCCGCGACCGCGCCCATCGCCATCTGCTCTGA
- a CDS encoding IucA/IucC family protein, translating to MNERPGPDNVPPGETTPDRHQSAATIESVPRQQRRAPDDGCHQQTHEDPARTAPHTAPGPYDRARHGDHDPLDHPDPAVAADAAGIEHLLRCWLRESGSERPAGGRLRVPLRAGAGALHVPVRYWSPTGWHRLGAPALEGAPAGAAPLDAVTLAALLRREAAHDGDRRASDGGEHRVADADEQSGPDGAQPQTPDGEGAELVGRVADSVRNVATFLADRRARPADDHAALFLEAEQSLLFGHPLHPTPKSREGLSDAETRAYSPELRGAFALHWMAVHRSAVATDSAWTERGKPVPAEQLAARLAGEELRLPDDTVPLPVHPWQARELADRPDIVALRDAGLLHDLGPHGPRWCPTSSVRTVYRPDAEAMLKLSLGLRITNSRRENLRKELVRGVEVHRLLRTGLAEQWQAVHPRFDIVRDPAYLAVDGPDGTPVQGLDAVIRHNPFSTTDDAVCIAGLTSPRPWPGHAGVRSRLEDLVGALGGRTGRSPGAVATEWFLRYLEAVVRPLLWLDGTAGIALEAHQQNTLVLLDPDGWPVGGRYRDNQGYYFRASHRAALERRLPGIGTVSDTFVADEVVDERFAYYLGINNVLGLIGAFGAQRLVREEILLAAFRRFLSDAAAAPPAYRSPLPEQLLTARTLRCKANLATRLHGLDELVGPVETQSVYVTLPNPLAP from the coding sequence ATGAACGAACGCCCCGGCCCCGACAACGTCCCGCCCGGCGAGACCACCCCCGACCGGCACCAGAGCGCCGCCACGATCGAGTCCGTACCGCGCCAGCAGCGGCGCGCCCCGGACGACGGCTGCCACCAGCAGACCCACGAGGACCCGGCACGGACCGCACCCCACACGGCACCCGGCCCCTACGACCGCGCCCGCCACGGCGACCACGACCCCCTCGACCACCCCGACCCGGCGGTCGCCGCCGACGCCGCGGGCATCGAGCATCTGCTGCGCTGCTGGCTGCGGGAGAGCGGCAGCGAACGGCCGGCCGGCGGCCGGCTGCGCGTCCCGCTGCGGGCCGGTGCGGGCGCCCTGCACGTCCCCGTCCGCTACTGGTCCCCCACCGGCTGGCACCGCCTGGGCGCCCCCGCCCTCGAAGGCGCCCCGGCCGGCGCCGCCCCGCTCGACGCCGTCACCCTCGCCGCGCTGCTGCGCCGGGAGGCAGCGCACGACGGCGACCGGCGGGCCTCGGACGGCGGCGAACACCGGGTCGCGGACGCCGACGAGCAGAGCGGCCCGGACGGCGCGCAGCCGCAAACACCGGACGGCGAGGGCGCCGAACTCGTCGGCCGGGTCGCCGACTCCGTACGCAATGTGGCCACCTTCCTGGCCGACCGGCGCGCCCGGCCCGCCGACGACCACGCCGCTCTCTTCCTCGAAGCGGAACAGTCCCTCCTCTTCGGCCACCCGCTGCACCCCACGCCCAAGAGCCGCGAGGGCCTGTCCGACGCCGAGACCCGCGCCTACTCACCCGAACTCCGCGGCGCCTTCGCGCTCCACTGGATGGCCGTGCACCGCTCCGCCGTCGCCACCGACTCGGCCTGGACGGAGCGCGGCAAGCCCGTACCGGCCGAGCAGCTCGCCGCCCGGCTCGCCGGTGAAGAGCTCCGACTCCCCGACGACACCGTGCCGTTGCCGGTGCACCCCTGGCAGGCCAGGGAACTCGCCGACCGCCCCGACATCGTCGCGCTGCGGGACGCCGGCCTGTTGCACGACCTGGGGCCCCACGGCCCGCGCTGGTGCCCCACCTCCTCCGTCCGCACCGTCTACCGCCCCGACGCGGAGGCCATGCTCAAACTCTCCCTCGGGCTGCGCATCACCAACTCCCGCCGGGAGAACCTCCGCAAGGAACTCGTGCGCGGGGTGGAGGTGCACCGGCTGCTGCGCACCGGCCTCGCCGAGCAGTGGCAAGCTGTCCACCCCCGCTTCGACATCGTCCGCGACCCGGCCTATCTCGCCGTCGACGGTCCCGACGGCACGCCCGTCCAGGGCCTCGACGCCGTCATCCGCCACAACCCCTTCAGCACCACCGACGACGCCGTGTGCATCGCCGGCCTCACCTCGCCCCGTCCCTGGCCCGGGCACGCGGGCGTCCGCTCCCGCCTCGAAGACCTCGTCGGCGCCCTCGGCGGCCGCACCGGCCGCTCCCCGGGCGCGGTGGCGACGGAGTGGTTCCTGCGCTATCTCGAAGCGGTCGTACGGCCCCTGCTGTGGCTCGACGGCACGGCCGGCATCGCCCTGGAGGCCCACCAGCAGAACACCCTCGTGCTGCTCGACCCCGACGGCTGGCCGGTCGGCGGCCGCTACCGCGACAACCAGGGCTACTACTTCCGGGCCTCCCACCGCGCCGCGCTGGAGCGGCGGCTGCCGGGCATCGGCACGGTCAGCGACACCTTCGTCGCCGACGAGGTCGTCGACGAGCGCTTCGCCTACTACCTGGGCATCAACAACGTCCTCGGTCTCATCGGGGCGTTCGGCGCCCAGCGCCTCGTGCGCGAGGAGATCCTGCTCGCCGCCTTCCGGCGGTTCCTCTCCGACGCCGCCGCGGCACCCCCCGCGTACCGCTCGCCGCTTCCGGAACAGCTGCTCACCGCCCGCACGCTGCGCTGCAAGGCCAACCTCGCGACCCGGCTGCACGGCCTGGACGAGTTGGTCGGCCCCGTGGAGACGCAGTCCGTCTACGTCACCCTGCCCAACCCGCTCGCCCCGTGA
- a CDS encoding diaminobutyrate--2-oxoglutarate transaminase family protein has product MALTDTVPAAAPPAHEGILRRQSLRESAARTYARSLPIVPVRARGLTIEGADGRRYLDCLSGAGTLALGHNHPVVLEAIRAVLDSGAPLHVLDLATPVKDAFTTELFATLPAELAERARIQFCGPAGTDAVEAAFKLVRTATGRDGLMAFSGAYHGMTAEALAASGGAQRTGVVRLPYPYDYRCPFGVGGERGAELAARWTRSLLDDHKSGVPRPAGMILEPVQGEGGVIPAPDSWLQQMRELTASRQIPLIVDEVQTGVGRTGTFWAVERSGIVPDVLVLSKAIGGSLPLAVIVYREELDAWPPGAHAGTFRGNQLAMAAGAATLAYVRANGLAERAGELGRRMLARLADLAASHDCIGDVRGRGLMLGIELVDRGADADATGARPADPRLAAAVQQACLDRGLIVELGGRHSAVVRLLPPLTITDEQADAILDRLADAVTAAVRTTPGPTGSSPTTLRGTTP; this is encoded by the coding sequence GTGGCGTTGACCGACACCGTGCCGGCGGCCGCTCCGCCGGCCCACGAGGGGATCCTGCGCCGGCAGTCCCTGCGTGAGTCCGCTGCCCGCACGTACGCGCGCTCGCTGCCCATCGTCCCGGTCCGGGCCCGGGGCCTGACCATCGAGGGCGCCGATGGCCGGCGCTATCTCGACTGCCTCTCCGGTGCCGGGACGCTGGCCCTCGGCCACAACCATCCCGTGGTGCTCGAAGCGATCCGCGCGGTCCTCGACTCCGGCGCCCCGCTGCACGTCCTCGACCTGGCCACACCCGTCAAGGACGCCTTCACCACCGAGCTCTTCGCCACGCTGCCCGCGGAATTGGCCGAAAGGGCCCGCATCCAGTTCTGCGGCCCGGCCGGTACGGACGCCGTCGAGGCCGCCTTCAAACTCGTCCGCACGGCGACCGGCCGGGACGGCCTGATGGCCTTCTCCGGCGCCTACCACGGCATGACCGCGGAGGCGCTCGCCGCCTCCGGGGGAGCGCAGCGCACCGGCGTGGTCCGGCTGCCCTATCCGTACGACTACCGCTGCCCGTTCGGCGTGGGCGGTGAGCGCGGCGCCGAACTCGCCGCGCGCTGGACCCGCAGCCTGCTCGACGACCACAAGAGCGGGGTGCCCCGGCCGGCCGGGATGATCCTGGAACCCGTCCAGGGGGAGGGCGGGGTGATCCCCGCCCCGGACAGCTGGCTGCAGCAGATGCGGGAACTCACCGCGAGCCGGCAGATCCCGCTGATCGTGGACGAGGTGCAGACCGGCGTCGGCCGCACCGGCACCTTCTGGGCCGTCGAGCGCAGCGGGATCGTGCCGGATGTGCTCGTGCTGTCGAAGGCGATCGGCGGCAGCCTGCCGCTCGCCGTCATCGTCTACCGCGAGGAACTCGACGCCTGGCCGCCCGGAGCCCACGCCGGCACCTTCCGCGGCAATCAACTCGCCATGGCCGCCGGCGCCGCCACCCTCGCGTACGTCCGTGCCAACGGCCTCGCCGAGCGCGCGGGCGAACTCGGTCGACGGATGCTGGCCCGGCTGGCGGACCTCGCCGCATCCCACGACTGCATCGGTGACGTCCGCGGCCGCGGACTGATGCTGGGCATCGAACTCGTCGACCGGGGCGCCGACGCCGACGCCACCGGCGCCCGCCCCGCCGACCCCCGGCTCGCCGCCGCCGTCCAGCAGGCATGCCTGGACCGCGGCCTGATCGTCGAACTGGGCGGCCGGCACTCCGCCGTCGTCCGGCTGCTGCCACCCCTGACCATCACCGACGAACAGGCGGACGCCATCCTCGACCGCCTCGCCGACGCCGTCACGGCGGCGGTCCGCACCACCCCCGGGCCGACGGGCTCGTCCCCCACGACACTGCGAGGCACCACCCCATGA
- a CDS encoding trypsin-like serine peptidase, with amino-acid sequence MRPIRRSVLAAAALTAVVALTATGCGPEGDNADAKPSQSAADTSGGGEIKIPQDIQDKLKEHGVDLDKWKNGEWKNWDRDKWLREAGEFINPIIKNFWNPDKIEKVKPPKDPSKPEDISEDQGKTDPEPAAVPAQAVKTPYTATAPGVGLLLFSTPQGESRCSATVVKDPAHPGKSNLVWTAAHCVHAGKNGGWYRNMMFVPNFNRTGGTADQLKTKPFEDRVPSGKWWADDMATSNEWIKDGGAVPGVPMAPYDFALMHVKPEESTGGKSLEEVAGGAYEVDFNAPAMAKIPSLTAQGYPAEAPFDGAAQQQCTDKPTRLSMDAKKPTMYRIGCTMTGGSSGGPWFIKGADGKPVLVSNMSMGPRPARWSAGPHLGPEAKTMFDTMSKKWASKS; translated from the coding sequence ATGCGACCCATACGACGGTCAGTCCTGGCCGCCGCCGCCCTCACCGCTGTCGTGGCGCTCACCGCGACCGGCTGCGGGCCGGAGGGGGACAACGCGGACGCCAAGCCCAGCCAGTCCGCGGCGGACACCTCGGGTGGGGGTGAGATCAAGATTCCCCAGGACATCCAGGACAAGCTCAAGGAACACGGCGTCGACCTGGACAAGTGGAAGAACGGGGAGTGGAAGAACTGGGACCGGGACAAGTGGCTCCGGGAAGCCGGGGAGTTCATCAACCCGATCATCAAGAACTTCTGGAACCCGGACAAGATCGAGAAGGTCAAGCCCCCGAAGGACCCCAGCAAGCCCGAGGACATCTCGGAGGACCAGGGCAAGACCGACCCTGAGCCGGCCGCCGTCCCGGCTCAGGCCGTCAAGACCCCCTACACCGCCACCGCTCCCGGCGTGGGTCTGCTGCTCTTCAGCACCCCCCAGGGCGAGTCGCGTTGCTCCGCCACCGTCGTCAAGGACCCGGCGCACCCCGGTAAGTCCAACCTCGTGTGGACCGCCGCGCACTGTGTGCACGCCGGCAAGAACGGCGGCTGGTACCGCAACATGATGTTCGTGCCGAACTTCAACAGGACCGGTGGCACCGCCGACCAGTTGAAGACCAAGCCCTTCGAGGACCGCGTCCCGTCGGGCAAGTGGTGGGCCGACGACATGGCGACGTCCAACGAGTGGATCAAGGACGGCGGCGCCGTTCCGGGCGTGCCGATGGCTCCGTACGACTTCGCGCTGATGCACGTGAAGCCGGAGGAGAGCACCGGTGGCAAGTCGCTGGAGGAGGTCGCCGGCGGCGCGTACGAGGTCGACTTCAACGCGCCGGCGATGGCCAAGATCCCGAGCCTGACCGCGCAGGGCTACCCGGCCGAGGCGCCGTTCGACGGCGCGGCGCAGCAGCAGTGCACCGACAAGCCGACCCGGCTGTCGATGGACGCCAAGAAGCCGACCATGTACCGGATCGGCTGCACCATGACCGGTGGCTCCTCCGGTGGCCCCTGGTTCATCAAGGGCGCCGACGGCAAGCCGGTGCTGGTCTCCAACATGTCGATGGGTCCGCGTCCGGCCCGCTGGTCGGCCGGCCCGCACCTGGGCCCCGAGGCCAAGACGATGTTCGACACCATGAGCAAGAAGTGGGCGAGCAAGAGCTAG
- the hflX gene encoding GTPase HflX, with amino-acid sequence MTSSSSLPQDRQRLPESLRADALMEEDVAWSHEIDGERDGDQYDRSARAALRRVAGLSTELEDVTEVEYRQLRLERVVLVGVWTSGTVQDAENSLAELAALAETAGAQVLDGVIQRRDKPDPATYIGSGKALELRDIVLESGADTVVCDGELSPGQLIHLEDVVKVKVVDRTALILDIFAQHAKSREGKAQVSLAQMQYMLPRLRGWGQSLSRQMGGGGSGSAGGGMATRGPGETKIETDRRRIREKMAKMRREIAEMKTGRDIKRQERRRNKVPSVAIAGYTNAGKSSLLNRLTGAGVLVENALFATLDPTVRRAETPSGRLYTLADTVGFVRHLPHHLVEAFRSTMEEVGDADLILHVVDGSHPVPEEQLAAVREVIRDVGATDVPEIVVVNKADAADPLVLQRLLRQEKHALVVSARTGQGMDELLELLDEELPRPQVEIEVLVPYTQGALVSRAHAEGEVLSEEHTAEGTVLKARVHEELAAEFEPFVPAA; translated from the coding sequence ATGACCTCCTCTTCTTCCCTTCCGCAGGACCGGCAGCGCCTCCCCGAGAGCCTTCGGGCCGACGCCCTGATGGAAGAGGACGTCGCCTGGAGCCACGAGATCGACGGGGAGCGCGACGGCGACCAGTACGACCGCTCGGCGCGTGCCGCGCTCCGCCGTGTAGCGGGCCTTTCCACCGAGCTCGAGGACGTCACCGAGGTCGAGTACCGGCAGCTCCGCCTGGAGCGGGTGGTCCTCGTCGGGGTGTGGACCTCGGGGACGGTGCAGGACGCCGAGAACTCCCTCGCGGAGCTCGCCGCGCTGGCCGAGACCGCCGGCGCGCAGGTGCTCGACGGCGTCATCCAGCGCCGCGACAAGCCGGACCCGGCCACCTACATCGGTTCGGGCAAGGCCCTGGAGCTGCGTGACATCGTGCTCGAATCCGGGGCGGACACCGTGGTGTGTGACGGTGAGCTGTCCCCGGGCCAGCTGATCCACCTGGAGGACGTCGTCAAGGTCAAGGTGGTCGACCGGACCGCCCTGATCCTCGACATCTTCGCCCAGCACGCCAAGTCCCGTGAGGGCAAGGCGCAGGTTTCGCTGGCACAGATGCAGTACATGCTGCCCCGGCTGCGCGGCTGGGGTCAGTCGCTGTCCCGGCAGATGGGTGGCGGTGGCTCCGGTTCGGCGGGCGGCGGTATGGCCACCCGTGGTCCCGGTGAGACCAAGATCGAGACCGACCGGCGGCGGATCCGCGAGAAGATGGCGAAGATGCGCCGGGAGATCGCGGAGATGAAGACCGGCCGGGACATCAAGCGCCAGGAGCGCCGACGCAACAAGGTCCCCTCGGTCGCCATCGCCGGCTACACCAACGCGGGCAAGTCCTCGCTGCTCAACCGCCTCACCGGCGCCGGCGTGCTGGTGGAGAACGCCCTGTTCGCCACCCTGGACCCGACCGTCCGACGGGCCGAGACCCCCAGCGGGCGGCTCTACACCCTCGCCGACACCGTCGGCTTCGTCCGACACCTCCCGCACCACCTCGTCGAGGCGTTCCGCTCCACCATGGAGGAAGTCGGCGACGCCGACCTCATCCTGCACGTGGTCGACGGCTCGCACCCGGTGCCCGAGGAGCAGCTGGCCGCCGTGCGCGAGGTGATCCGCGACGTGGGCGCGACGGACGTGCCCGAGATCGTGGTCGTCAACAAGGCCGACGCGGCCGATCCGCTGGTGCTGCAGCGCCTGCTGCGCCAGGAGAAGCACGCGCTCGTGGTCTCGGCCCGCACCGGCCAGGGCATGGACGAGCTGCTGGAGCTGCTCGACGAGGAGCTTCCGCGGCCGCAGGTCGAGATCGAGGTCCTGGTGCCCTACACCCAGGGCGCCCTGGTCTCGCGGGCGCACGCCGAGGGCGAGGTGCTCTCCGAGGAGCACACCGCCGAGGGCACGGTGCTCAAGGCGCGGGTGCACGAGGAACTGGCCGCTGAATTCGAGCCGTTCGTGCCCGCCGCGTAA